CCGGCCTCATGGTCACGAGCACGCGGAAGTGGGAGCTGCAGGAGATCGAGCACCCGGTCATCGAACCGCTGCTCGAGTACAAGCGGCTCGCGCGGTTGCTGACCGCGAACGGTTGGGCCTGGCTCGACGAATGGGTGCACGACGGTCGGTTCCACCCGAAGTACCTGGTCGGCGGGGTCGTCACCGGGCGATGGGCGGCCGACGGCGGGGGAGCGATGCAGCTGCCGAAGGGCATCCGCGCCGCCGTGGTCGCGGACGACGGGTGGAAGCTCGTGGTGGCCGACGCGGCGCAGCTGGAGCCCCGGGTGCTCGCGGCGATGGCCGGCGACCGGGCGATGGCGGCGGCCGGCGACGGGCGCGACCTGTACGACGGCGTCGTGGCCTCCGGCGCGGTCGAGACCCGGCAGCAGGCCAAGGGCGCGATGCTCGGCGCGATGTACGGGGCGACCCAGGGCGAGGGCGGGCGGCTCGTCCCGCGGCTCGAGCGGGCGTTCCCTGCTGCCCTCGGACTCGTCAGCCGGGCAGCCCGGGCGGGGGAGCGGGGCGAACCCGTGACGACCTTGCTCGGCCGGACGTCACCGGTGCCGGACGCCTCCTGGTTCGCGGCGCGGAACCAGGCCTACACGGTCGAGGGGACGCCGGCGATGCAGCGGGCGGTGGAGTCGCGGGCACGGAGCTGGGGGCGGTTCACCCGGAACTTCATCGTGCAGGGCACCGCTGCCGAGTGGGCGCTGGCGTGGATGGGGTCGTTGCGCTCGCGGCTCGCCGAGCGCTTCCGGGGGCCGGTGACGGACGGCCCGCACCTGGTGTTCTTCGTGCACGACGAGATCGTGGTGCACACCCCGGCCGAGCACGCCGAGTGGGTGGCCGAGCAGATCCGGGCCGCCGCTGCCGATGCCGGGCGACTGCTGTTCCGCGACTTCCCGGTGGTGTTCCCGCTCTCGGTGGCGGTCGTCGACGACTACGGCGCCGCGAAGGACTGACGAAGACTTGAACCACCTGGCGATGATGCAAGTACCAGGCTTGTTGATTGAACATGTTCTCTCGTGATTCAAGTCCTGGAGCCTAAACTCGTCAGGTGAACATCGCCCGCTTCCGCGACAGCCCGCTCGGTGCGCTCGTACCGGTCGGCGGTGTCGACGGTCGCACCGGCTTGCGGTACGACCACTTCGGTTTCTCGCCGCACCCGCTCGGGGATGCCCCACCGCTCAGCGGGAGTACCTGGGCCGCTGTCTCGCGGGCGAACCGTGCGCTGGGCCGGCTCGAACAGGGCGCCGTCCTGCTTCCGAACCCCGGGATCCTCCGCCAACCGACCCTCCGACGCGAGGCACAGAGCACGTCAGCGCTCGAGGGGACGTTCGCGCCGCTGGACGACGTGCTCGCAGCCGAGGCGGTCGGGGGGAGCGGGCGCTCGGCTGCCCTGTCCGAGGTGCTGAACTACGTCGAGACCGCCGAGCGGGCCTTCGACTGGGTCGCGACCGCGCCGGTCACCCTCGGTCTTCTGGAGGAACTCCAGGGGCTGCTCGTCCGCGGCACGGCTGCCGACACCGGGCAGGCAGGACGCGTCCGTGAGGTCCCGGTCGCGATCGGCACCCGTGGTGGCGGCATCGAGGACGCGCGGTTCGTCCCGATGCCACCCGGTACCGGGCTGCGCGCGGCGCTCACGGACCTCGTGCACTGGATCGAGGATGCCGGCGATCGGCAGGAGGATCCGGTCCTCGCAACGGCGATGGCGCACTACCAGTTCGAGACCATCCACCCGTTCAACGACGGCAACGGTCGGCTCGGTCGGCTCCTGATCGTCCTGCAGCTGATGCGTGCGGGAGTGCTGACCGAGCCGCTCCTGAGCGTGTCCCCGTGGTTCGAGGCGCGGAGAGAGCGGTACCAGGACCACCTGGCCGAGGTCAGCGCGTCCGGGGACTGGGACGCCTGGGTGCGGTTCTTCGCCGATGGCATCGAGCAGTCGGCGATCGACACCGGCACGCGCATGACCGAGCTGCTCGCCGTCCAGGCCGAGTACCGCGAGCGCATCCGCGCGAGCGGCGGACGCGGGATGGTGCTGGAGATCGCTGACTTCCTCATCGGTACGCCGTTCGTCTCGATCCCGATGCTCGCAGCGGCGACGGGCAGGACGTACCAGGCCGCGAGCAACGCCGTGGCGAAGCTGTGCGAGCTGGGCATCCTCAGCGAGGTGGAGCGCCAGGGGATCAGGGTCTTCCGCGCGTCGAACGTCGTGGCCGTCACGATGCGTCCACCGGCACTCCGCTGACCTCCCGCACCCGCACACCGGGACTCGGGCAGGGTGGGTCGATGCAGACCGATCACCCCGAGGCCCCCGACCAACGCGTCGGCGACGTCGACCTCACGACGTGGCGCACCCGCGCCGGCCGGGCGTCCGCCGACGGCTGGGCAGCGCTCGGCCACCGATGGGGTGCGCTCCCGCTGCTCGTGGTCACCCTCGCGATCGGCATCGGGGTCGCCGTGACCGCGACCTGGGCGGCCTCCGAGGTATACGACGCCGTGCGCGAGGCCGACGACGTCGCCGTGCTCGACCGCCCCGTGCTCGACTGGATGCTCACGCTCCGGTCGCCGACGGCCGACACCCTCGTGACCTGGTGGACGGACGTCGCCGGCACCATCGGGATGCCGATCGTCGCCCTGGGGTTCCTCGTCGGGTTCACGATCCAGCGTCGTGCCTGGACGCCCCTCGTGCTGCTCGTCGCGGCCGCGGGCGGGTCCCTGCTCATGACGGTCGCGGGCAAGGACCTCATCGGCCGTGCCCGGCCGCCGCTGCGCGATGCCGTCCCGCCGTACGAGCACTCGCCGTCGTTCCCGTCCGGGCACACGCTCAACGCGACCGTCATCGTCGGGACGATCGTCTACCTGCTGCTCCTCCGGCAGTCGAAGCTCGTGACCCGGGTGCTGACGATCGTCGCCGGCACCTTCTTCGTCGTCTCGGTCGGCATCTCGCGGGTGTTCCTCGGCCACCACTGGCTGACCGACGTCCTGGCGGCGTGGGCGCTCGGCCTCGCCTGGCTGGCGTTGGTGATCACGGCGCACCGCCTCTACCTCACGGCGCTCCGCCGCGGTGCGCGACCCGTCAGGTCGTCCCGGTAGGTTGCCCCGCATGGAAGAACGGGTCTTCGGCGGTCGGTACCGCGTCACGGGAACGCTCGGGCACGGTGGCATGGCCTCCGTCTACCGGGCGGTCGACGAGCAGCTCGGGCGTGAGGTGGCGGTCAAGGTCTTCCGCATCGGAGCGGTCGACCACGGCGAACGCGCCCGTGCCGAGGCGGAGATCCAGACCCTCGCGGCACTCCGCAGCCCGGCACTCGTGACCCTGTACGACGCCGCGCTCGACGACGTCGACGGCGACTCGTACCTCGTGATGGAACTCGTCCCGGGCAGCGACCTCGCGACGCGACTGCGCGAGGGGCCGCTCGACCGTGCCACCGCCGCCGGTGTCGGGGCGCAGGTCGCGGACGGCCTCGCGGCGGCGCACGCGCAGGGCATCGTCCACCGCGACGTGAAGCCGGCGAACGTGCTGCTCGAGAGCGACGGCGTCCACGTCAAGCTCGCCGACTTCGGCATCGCCCTGCTGCGGGACGGCGCCCGGGCCACCCAGACCGGCACGGTGATGGGCACGGCGGCGTACATCGCACCGGAGCAGGTCCTGGCGCAGCCGATCACCGGCAAGGCCGACGTGTACGCGCTCGGCCTCATGCTCCTCGAGGCGCTCACCGGCAAGCAGCCGTTCCCGGGCAGCGCGGTCGAGTCCGCGACCGCTCGCCTCACCCGCGGTCCGGAGATCGACCCGCACCTGCCCACTGCCTGGCGCACGCTCCTGCACGTCATGACCGCGCAGGACCCGGCGGACCGGCCCTCCGCGGCCGAGGCGGCACAGCGACTCCGTGCGCTCGGCCACGACGACGCCGCTCCGGCCACGCAGCTCCTCCCAGGCGGTCCCGGCACGGTCACGCCGGCCGTGGCGGGTGCGGCGGCCGGTGCCGCGGCGGCGGGCGCTGCGGGTGCCGCCCGTGCGGACGAGGCGACGCAGGCGATGCCGGCGAGTCGCGCCTCCGGGGCCGACGACGCCACGCGAGCCATGCCGACCGCGCAGTCCGGCGGCGCCGACGACGCGACGCGCGTCCTGGACGCGCAGCGGCCGAACGCTTCCGACGACGTCGCGACCACGGTGCTCGGCGCGCAGGGTGGCCGCAGTGCGGACGGCGCGACCGGAGCGGTCGGCCGTGCCGGAGGCCCCCGTGGCCCGGTCGCGGCACCCCCGGCCCCGGCGCCGGACGACCGACCCCGGCGCCGACGCGGGCCGATCATCGCCGCCGTGGTGATCGGTGTGCTCGTGCTCGCCGGCATCGTCGTCGCCGTGTTCGCCCTGAACGGGGACGACGCCTCGACGCCGGCACCGACCGAGTCGAGCTCGCCCTCGACCGACGACCAGCAGCCGAGTGAGCCGGCGGAGCAGCCGTCCGAGCCGGCGGAGCAGCCCTCCGAACCGGCCGAGCAGCCGTCCGAACCCGCACAGCAGCCGTCCGAACCGGCCGAGCAGCCGTCCGAGCCGGCACAGCCGAGCGACCCGGCGGACGACCCCTCGGTGGGGCCGCAGCCGTCGAGCCCGGCGTCCAACCCCGTGCAGGCTCCGCAGGACGGCGCCGACCCGGCCGTCGACACCAGTGGTCCGGGCGGCTCCGACTCCGGCCCCGGGAACTCGGCGAACGCGCCGGGGCACAACCGGGGCTGACACGCCGAGGGTTTTCCTCCAGACGGTGGACCAAATACGCTGGGCCGGTGCGAGAACTGCAACGGAGCGGTGGCCCGACGACGGCCGTCGCCGCGCGGAACGGTGTCGGCTTCGGTTCGGCGGAGGGCTGGCTGGTCGAACGACCCGCGGGTGAGCACGTCGCCGCCGCGGTCGTCCCCGGGTTCGCCGGTCGGACGATCGAGTCGGGTGACGAACTCTCGTGGGTGTGGTTCCCGGAGCGCGTGCTGCCGGACGGTGCGACGGAACCCACCGAGGACGACCTGCCGCACTTCTGGGACGCGACGGCGTTCGCGCTCGACCTGGTCTGCACCGACGGCACGCGGCTGAGCGACGCGGCGCGCGACCAGTACGGCGACGCGCTCACGCCCGAGGCGCAGGACGCAGCGCGCAAGCAGTGGGTCGACCAGTGGAACCGTCGGGCGGTGGACCTCACCCCGCTCGCAGGCCGGGTCGTCGACCGCCTGGAGGCGCGGCTCGGCTCCGCCCCGCACCCCACGACCGCAGACGGGTCGCGCCCGCACCTCCGCGGCTGGCTCGACGCCGTCCGCATCGGTCCCGCGCGTCCCACCCCGCGCACCCCGCTCGACCACGTCCGCACGACCCGCGGCACGCAGGCGTCCTCGCGGTTCTCCCGCGGCAACAACGCCCCGCTGGTCGGCATCCCGCACGGCGGGGTCTTCGGCCTGCCCATGACGGACGCCTCGAGCAACCGCTGGCCGTACGCCTACCAGGAGCATGACCGCACCGACGCGACCGGCCGGGTCCGCCCGGCGATCCAGGCCTTCGCGACGAGCCACATCCCGTCACCGTGGATGGGGGACCGGGGCGTCTTCCAGGTCATGCCCTCCCCGCTCGACACCCCCGACGTCGACCGTGCAGCCCGTGCCCTCGGCTTCGACCACGACGACGAGCAGGACGGCCCGCACCGCTACCGGGTCGACCTCGACGAGGGCGTCACGGCCGAGATGACCGCGGGGGAGTTCGCCCTCGGCTTCCGGTTCACCGGCACCCGGAGCATCGTGCTCGACCACCACGGCCGGATCTCGGACGTCTCGGTGACGGTCACGGACGGCACCGCCGTGGTCGAGGCCCTGCTCGACGACCGTCCGGGCACCCCGCCCCACTTCGTGCACGTCCGGGTCCCCGGGGTGACCGCCGACCACACCACCGTCGGCGAGCAGCAGCTCCGCGGCTGGTTGTCGCTGTCCGACCAGGCCGAGGGCACCGACGTGCTGCTCGGGATCTCCACGGTCTCGTTCGAGGACGCCCGCGCGAACCTCGACGCCGCCGGCCCCTTCGACACCATGCGCGCCCGTGCTGAGCAGCTCTGGACGGACGAACTCGCCACGCTCTCCGTCGAGGGTGCGACCCCCGACCAGCTGACGAGCCTGTACTCGGGGCTCTACCGCCTGTTCCTCTACCCGAACCGTGCCGGCGAGACCGCGCGCGACGGGGTCCCCCGGCACCGCTCCCCGTACGGCTCCGTGCAGGCCGAGCCGATCCGCGACGAGCCCGGACTCGAGGTCGTCGACGGGCCGTTCACCACCACGAACGGCTTCTGGGACACCTACCGGACCGCCTGGCCGCTCCTCGCCCTGCTCACCCCGGACACGGCGGGCGACCTCGCGCAGGGGTTCGTCGAGCACCACCACGACGGCGGGTGGACGCCCCGGTGGAGTGCCCCCGGCGCCGAGGACTGCATGACCGGCACCACGAGCGACACCGTCTTCGCGGACCTCGCGGTGAAGGGCGTCACCGGGTTCGACCTCGCGCAGGCGTACCGCAGCGCACTGCGGAACGCGACCGTCCCGCCGCGCGACGAGCGTGTCGGACGCAAGGGGAGCCTCCCGGGTGCCTTCCGCGGCCACGTCGACACCGCGACCCACGAGGGGATGAGCTGGACCCTCGACGCGGCCATCAACGACTGGGGCCTCGCCGTCATGGCGGGCCTGCTCGCCTCGCGTGCCCGGACACCCGCCGACCTCGCCCGCTACGAGGCCGAGTCGGAGTGGTTCGCCCGTCGGTCCCTGCAGTACCGGAACGTGTTCGACTCCGAACGGGGCTTCTTCATCGGGCGCGACCCCGACGGGTCGTGGCGGGTCGGCACCGAGTTCGACCCGCGGGACTGGGGCGACGACTACACCGAGACGAACGCGTGGGGGACCGCCTTCACCGCTCCGCACGACGGCGCCGGCGTCGTCGACCTGCACGGCGGCCCGTCCCGCTTCGACGCCGCGCTCGACGCGTTCTTCGCCACCCCGGAGACCGGCGCGACCGTCCGCTCCGGCTCGTACGGCTTCCCGATCCACGAGATGACCGAGGCCCGCGACGTGCGGATGGGGATGCTCGGGCTCTCCAACCAGCCCGCGCACCACATCCCGTTCTTCCCGATGTTCACCGGGCGGCACGACGAGGCGCACCGCATCGTCCGCGAGGCGCTGCAACGGCTCTTCGTCGGGTCCGACCTCGGGCAGGGCTACCCCGGCGACGAGGACAACGGCGAGATGAGCGCCTGGTACGTCTTCGCGGCGATCGGCCTCTACCCGCTGGCGCCGTCCACGGGCACCTACGTCCTCGTGCCGCCGTCGGTCCGCAGGACGGTGTTGCAGCAGCCGGGAGGCACGCCCACCGTCATCGAGGTCGCCGACGGCTCCGAGGGCGCGTACGTCGCGTCGGTGACGGTCGACGGCGCACCCTGGACGTCGGTGAGCATCCCCCACTCGGTGGTGGTGTCGGCATCGCGGATCGTGTTCACGCTGTCGCCCGAGCCGCAGGGCTGGGCATCGGACACCTGCCCGGTGTCCGCGTCCGACGTGCACGGGTACCGGGACACCCCCGTCGACGTGCTGCCGGTCGGCCTGTCGTCCGCCGACCTCTCGTCGCCCGCCTCGTCGCTCGTCGACGACACCGGGCGGACGGTCACGGCGCTCGCCGCCGGGACCTCGGTGTCGTTCGACGTCCCCGACGTCCCGACCTCGCTCTACACGGTCACCGCGGCGGAACCCGGGGTCCACTCGTGGGAGGCCGCGCTCGGGGACACCCGCGTCGCCGTGCAGGACGCGGTGTTCGACTGGGCCGGGCAGACCCGGGTGTTCCGGTTGCAGGGCTCCGGGACGGCCTTCACGTTCACGGCCGTCTCCGACCTGCCGCTCACCCAGCTCGAGCTGATCGCGGCGGACGGACAGCGTTGACCCGCCGTTCACCGGGCGGGGGCATGCTCGGCCCATGTCGATGAGCACACCCTTCGATCCCGAACAGGACGGCCGCTCGATCCCCGTGGACGGCTCCGACGAGGACGAACTGCAGATCGAGGAGGACCGCGGCGCCGACGTCGGCGAGGACTCCGCCGACCCGAGCGTCTCGCCGGTCCGTCACGACGACGAGGACGAGGCCGGCGGCGGCCCGGTGTTCCGCCGACCGCAGGCCGGAGACCGCCTGCACCCGGACGATCTCTGACGCGTTTCCAGGGCGATTGCCAAGCGGACCGGGCATGCTCGGGCGCATGTCGATCGCGAACTCGTGGGACCCGTCCGGTGGCCGTGCCATCCCCGAGGACCAGGTGAAGGAAGACGGCCTCGAGCTCGACGAGGAGTCGGCCGCCGAGCTCGGCATCACGTTCGACGTCGTCGGCGGAGCGTCGGCCGACCCCGCGGGGGTGTCGCCGGTGGACGTGGCGGTCCCGAGCGCCCCCACCCGCGCCGACGTCGACGCCGACTGAGGCGTACCGGGTCGAATCGCGCATACCTGGTCAGGAGTTCTGACCAGGTATGCGCGAAACGTCCTTGCATCGCGAGCGTTCTGGGAAAGAACCTCAGCGCACGCGGTACTTGAACCCGAGGTGCGAGCCCGTGAACCCCAGCCGCTCGTAGAACCGGTGCGCGTCCGTCCGGTCCGCGTCCGAGGTCAACTGCACGAGCGGCGTCCCGAGTTCCCGGGCGGCGACGTCGACCACCCACCGCATCACCGCGCTGCCGATCCCGCCCGAGCGCACGCCACTGCTCACCCGGACGGCCTCGACGAGCAGCCGGGCGGACCCACGCCGGGCCATCCCGGGGATCCGCGTGAGCTGCAGCGTGCCGACGACGACGTCCCGCTCGTCCGTCACGACGAGGAGCGCGTTCGCCGGGTCCTCGACGATCGCCCGGAGCGCGGCGGCGTACAGCGGCTCGTCCTCCGGCGCGGCGACGTCCCCGCGTGCGGCACTGATCGGGTCGTCCGACAGCAGCGCCATCAGGGCGTCGAGGTCGTCGGGCGAGGCGTC
The sequence above is a segment of the Curtobacterium sp. BH-2-1-1 genome. Coding sequences within it:
- a CDS encoding serine/threonine-protein kinase, producing MEERVFGGRYRVTGTLGHGGMASVYRAVDEQLGREVAVKVFRIGAVDHGERARAEAEIQTLAALRSPALVTLYDAALDDVDGDSYLVMELVPGSDLATRLREGPLDRATAAGVGAQVADGLAAAHAQGIVHRDVKPANVLLESDGVHVKLADFGIALLRDGARATQTGTVMGTAAYIAPEQVLAQPITGKADVYALGLMLLEALTGKQPFPGSAVESATARLTRGPEIDPHLPTAWRTLLHVMTAQDPADRPSAAEAAQRLRALGHDDAAPATQLLPGGPGTVTPAVAGAAAGAAAAGAAGAARADEATQAMPASRASGADDATRAMPTAQSGGADDATRVLDAQRPNASDDVATTVLGAQGGRSADGATGAVGRAGGPRGPVAAPPAPAPDDRPRRRRGPIIAAVVIGVLVLAGIVVAVFALNGDDASTPAPTESSSPSTDDQQPSEPAEQPSEPAEQPSEPAEQPSEPAQQPSEPAEQPSEPAQPSDPADDPSVGPQPSSPASNPVQAPQDGADPAVDTSGPGGSDSGPGNSANAPGHNRG
- a CDS encoding GH92 family glycosyl hydrolase, which codes for MRELQRSGGPTTAVAARNGVGFGSAEGWLVERPAGEHVAAAVVPGFAGRTIESGDELSWVWFPERVLPDGATEPTEDDLPHFWDATAFALDLVCTDGTRLSDAARDQYGDALTPEAQDAARKQWVDQWNRRAVDLTPLAGRVVDRLEARLGSAPHPTTADGSRPHLRGWLDAVRIGPARPTPRTPLDHVRTTRGTQASSRFSRGNNAPLVGIPHGGVFGLPMTDASSNRWPYAYQEHDRTDATGRVRPAIQAFATSHIPSPWMGDRGVFQVMPSPLDTPDVDRAARALGFDHDDEQDGPHRYRVDLDEGVTAEMTAGEFALGFRFTGTRSIVLDHHGRISDVSVTVTDGTAVVEALLDDRPGTPPHFVHVRVPGVTADHTTVGEQQLRGWLSLSDQAEGTDVLLGISTVSFEDARANLDAAGPFDTMRARAEQLWTDELATLSVEGATPDQLTSLYSGLYRLFLYPNRAGETARDGVPRHRSPYGSVQAEPIRDEPGLEVVDGPFTTTNGFWDTYRTAWPLLALLTPDTAGDLAQGFVEHHHDGGWTPRWSAPGAEDCMTGTTSDTVFADLAVKGVTGFDLAQAYRSALRNATVPPRDERVGRKGSLPGAFRGHVDTATHEGMSWTLDAAINDWGLAVMAGLLASRARTPADLARYEAESEWFARRSLQYRNVFDSERGFFIGRDPDGSWRVGTEFDPRDWGDDYTETNAWGTAFTAPHDGAGVVDLHGGPSRFDAALDAFFATPETGATVRSGSYGFPIHEMTEARDVRMGMLGLSNQPAHHIPFFPMFTGRHDEAHRIVREALQRLFVGSDLGQGYPGDEDNGEMSAWYVFAAIGLYPLAPSTGTYVLVPPSVRRTVLQQPGGTPTVIEVADGSEGAYVASVTVDGAPWTSVSIPHSVVVSASRIVFTLSPEPQGWASDTCPVSASDVHGYRDTPVDVLPVGLSSADLSSPASSLVDDTGRTVTALAAGTSVSFDVPDVPTSLYTVTAAEPGVHSWEAALGDTRVAVQDAVFDWAGQTRVFRLQGSGTAFTFTAVSDLPLTQLELIAADGQR
- a CDS encoding bifunctional 3'-5' exonuclease/DNA polymerase, with the translated sequence MHLVLRRVDGGVLATPLTDAGTADGEPIRVDEPRLPAFVASRDAPDVRWVWDDTARWYPAVLAAGGRVGRCIDLRLCRRILRSALAARDTALAAAPVDAWDAAVQEARVTRPTHARLFDDALFDVSPPDDELDPVAELRAQLDAVASSTAPGALRLLVTAESAGALVAAEMLHAGLPWRADVHERLLEDALGPRVPYGVRPRRLEEIAAVVRERLGDPSLNPDSPADVLKSLRRAGLMVTSTRKWELQEIEHPVIEPLLEYKRLARLLTANGWAWLDEWVHDGRFHPKYLVGGVVTGRWAADGGGAMQLPKGIRAAVVADDGWKLVVADAAQLEPRVLAAMAGDRAMAAAGDGRDLYDGVVASGAVETRQQAKGAMLGAMYGATQGEGGRLVPRLERAFPAALGLVSRAARAGERGEPVTTLLGRTSPVPDASWFAARNQAYTVEGTPAMQRAVESRARSWGRFTRNFIVQGTAAEWALAWMGSLRSRLAERFRGPVTDGPHLVFFVHDEIVVHTPAEHAEWVAEQIRAAAADAGRLLFRDFPVVFPLSVAVVDDYGAAKD
- a CDS encoding Fic family protein, producing the protein MNIARFRDSPLGALVPVGGVDGRTGLRYDHFGFSPHPLGDAPPLSGSTWAAVSRANRALGRLEQGAVLLPNPGILRQPTLRREAQSTSALEGTFAPLDDVLAAEAVGGSGRSAALSEVLNYVETAERAFDWVATAPVTLGLLEELQGLLVRGTAADTGQAGRVREVPVAIGTRGGGIEDARFVPMPPGTGLRAALTDLVHWIEDAGDRQEDPVLATAMAHYQFETIHPFNDGNGRLGRLLIVLQLMRAGVLTEPLLSVSPWFEARRERYQDHLAEVSASGDWDAWVRFFADGIEQSAIDTGTRMTELLAVQAEYRERIRASGGRGMVLEIADFLIGTPFVSIPMLAAATGRTYQAASNAVAKLCELGILSEVERQGIRVFRASNVVAVTMRPPALR
- a CDS encoding GNAT family N-acetyltransferase produces the protein MLHDLTLPVPLVARSGPVTVRDASPDDLDALMALLSDDPISAARGDVAAPEDEPLYAAALRAIVEDPANALLVVTDERDVVVGTLQLTRIPGMARRGSARLLVEAVRVSSGVRSGGIGSAVMRWVVDVAARELGTPLVQLTSDADRTDAHRFYERLGFTGSHLGFKYRVR
- a CDS encoding phosphatase PAP2 family protein — encoded protein: MQTDHPEAPDQRVGDVDLTTWRTRAGRASADGWAALGHRWGALPLLVVTLAIGIGVAVTATWAASEVYDAVREADDVAVLDRPVLDWMLTLRSPTADTLVTWWTDVAGTIGMPIVALGFLVGFTIQRRAWTPLVLLVAAAGGSLLMTVAGKDLIGRARPPLRDAVPPYEHSPSFPSGHTLNATVIVGTIVYLLLLRQSKLVTRVLTIVAGTFFVVSVGISRVFLGHHWLTDVLAAWALGLAWLALVITAHRLYLTALRRGARPVRSSR